One Setaria viridis chromosome 5, Setaria_viridis_v4.0, whole genome shotgun sequence genomic region harbors:
- the LOC117858943 gene encoding protein indeterminate-domain 7 → MMLKDLAAIQQQQLAADENMSNLTSASGDQTSVSSHPLPPPAKKKRSLPGNPDPDAEVIALSPRTLMATNRYVCEVCGKGFQRDQNLQLHRRGHNLPWKLKQRNPKEVVRKKVYVCPEAGCVHHDPARALGDLTGIKKHFSRKHGEKKWKCDRCAKRYAVHSDWKAHSKVCGTREYRCDCGTLFSRRDSFITHRAFCDALAEESARAVTAAAAAAAVAAGQHHQTHPGMLGDGVHLPAVLDHPSQPPLGGMSLQEMCLKREQFAPSWLTPQQQQHLEMGNPPSVFGSQEYMTGSSTPDSNAQPAAGLGFGFSPPPTASAAHMSATALLQKAAQMGATLSRPSNQGQMASVHSTSTTSANAAAAAAGSLPTTGAHTGALGFGASHHFGGDRERSSRTDRDAGSGGNAAGAAAGGGNDGLTRDFLGLRAFSHGDILSMAGFDPCMSPASPAAYEQQGHQMSSKQWHV, encoded by the exons ATGATGCTCAAGGATCTGGCCGCaattcagcagcagcagctggccgCCGACGAGAACATGTCCAACctcacctccgcctccggcgaCCAGACCAGCGTCTCCTCCcacccgctcccgccgcccgccaagaAGAAGCGCAGCCTCCCCGGGAATCCAG ACCCCGACGCGGAGGTGATCGCGCTGTCGCCGCGGACGCTGATGGCGACGAACCGGTACGTGTGCGAGGTGTGCGGCAAGGGGTTCCAGCGGGACCAGAACCTGCAGCTCCACCGGCGCGGCCACAACCTGCCGTGGAAGCTGAAGCAGCGCAACCCCAAGGAGGTGGTGagaaagaaggtgtacgtgtgcccGGAGGCCGGGTGCGTGCACCACGACCCCGCCCGCGCCCTCGGCGACCTCACCGGCATCAAGAAGCACTTCAGCCGCAAGCACGGCGAGAAGAAGTGGAAGTGCGACCGCTGCGCCAAGCGCTACGCCGTCCACTCCGACTGGAAGGCGCACTCCAAGGTCTGCGGCACCCGGGAGTACCGCTGCGACTGCGGCACGCTCTTCTCTAGGAGGGACAGCTTCATCACCCACAGGGCCTTCTGCGACGCGCTCGCCGAGGAGAGCGCACGGGCggtcaccgccgcggcggcggcggcggcggtggcggcgggccaGCACCACCAGACGCACCCCGGGAtgctcggcgacggcgtgcACCTGCCGGCCGTGCTGGACCACCCGTCGCAGCCGCCACTGGGCGGCATGTCCTTGCAGGAGATGTGCCTCAAGAGGGAGCAGTTCGCGCCGTCGTGGCTCAcgccccagcagcagcagcacctggAGATGGGCAACCCCCCGTCCGTGTTCGGGTCCCAGGAGTACATGACGGGGAGCTCCACGCCGGATAGCAAcgcgcagccggcggcgggcctcggTTTCGGGTTCTCGCCGCCACCCACCGCCTCGGCGGCGCACATGTCGGCAACCGCGCTGCTGCAGAAAGCGGCGCAGATGGGTGCAACGCTGAGCCGGCCGTCGAACCAGGGCCAGATGGCGAGCGTCCacagcaccagcaccaccagcgCTAACGCAGCAGCTGCTGCCGCAGGCAGCCTGCCTACCACTGGCGCCCACACTGGTGCCCTCGGCTTCGGGGCATCCCATCACTTTGGAGGGGATCGGGAGAGGAGCAGCAGGACCGATCGCGACGCCGGTAGCGGCGGCAAtgccgcgggcgccgccgccggaggcggcAACGACGGGCTCACCAGGGATTTCCTGGGGTTACGGGCCTTCTCCCACGGCGACATACTCAGCATGGCCGGGTTCGATCCCTGCATgtcgccggcctcgccggcggcgtacGAGCAACAAGGGCACCAGATGAGCAGCAAGCAGTGGCATGTCTAG
- the LOC117858942 gene encoding receptor-like serine/threonine-protein kinase ALE2: MRTLALVALLLASALGSRGTTLAPSPAVTDSPPDQGQASSPPEPAFALGPVTIPTAPSTPSASPSPEKAAVSPAAPTEPQNAPSPITPPEVYNAPPPIEVAPTDPTDEVPAPVAPPQAAAENPTPILPGAPALLPSVQAPAPSVALKPIPPVVPPPSVNNQPNRPVGSVPPHPPPALPPPANDVPPYPPSGSFPAIPPSASVPHVNPPIASPVVQAPRQQAEAPRSEHKNGNTAPPANISPPANLKKHHVPHASPPKESTGQTVPDHKPPVTGSAPATSPSPQNTNMPSIPKNASSVSHAQPSPPSLAPKSAPTGRSHARGWKSNTPKNGGNPSIAPSFPPSRAQGPEVSRAPRQTGTKRQNHHAPPPIPQGHPSFPVHPPSPSPASSRGPTKGKKRHHLSPTLPPIPPLPEPKAPSAHPIWTLPPPPPNSDCNSLSCPEPLTDPPAGAPCACVLPIRVGIRLSVDLYSFFPLVSDFAEEVSSGVNMAERQVRVMGANVAGDQPDKTMVLVDLVPMQVKFDNATAFSAFESLWSKKISLKPSVFGDYEILYVVYPGLPPSPPSAPEGVGDGAFGNNRNARAMKPLGVDVRRPKRKVNGSLIAIAVLSTVIALIICCLAAWLLILRFRGPSDTAQGFPHNVLPKFSRSSGTGHTHLAGVGRYSSPSGPSGSLGSSIATYAGQAKTFKFAEIDKATNGFDDSKVLGEGGFGCVYQGTLEDGTTVAVKVLKRYDGQGEREFLAEVEMLGRLHHRNLVKLLGICVEENARCLIYELIPNGSVESHLHGVDRETAPLDWNSRMKIALGAARALAYLHEDSSPCVIHRDFKSSNILLEHDFTPKVSDFGLARTARGEGNQHISTRVMGTFGYVAPEYAMTGHLLVKSDVYSYGVVLLELLTGRKPVDMSQPAGQENLVAWARPLLTNVLSLRQAVDPLLGPNVPLDNVAKAAAIASMCVQPEVAHRPSMGEVVQALKLVCSEGDDCLASGRFSQELPIHTTAVYDVTGMEAERVLISEIFGSTPVFTPADDSGSFRKQSSSGPLMTGKNRKFWQRLRSLSRGSMSEHGVSPDYETRSQYSGR, translated from the exons ATGCGGACTCTTGCTCTCGTGGCGCTTCTTCTTGCTTCGGCTCTTGGATCCAGAG GTACTACTCTGGCCCCTTCTCCTGCTGTCACTGATTCTCCTCCAGACCAAGGACAAGCTTCTAGTCCTCCTGAACCTGCATTTGCTCTTGGTCCAGTAACTATTCCAACAG CACCATCTACTCCATCAGCAAGTCCTTCCCCCGAGAAGGCAGCTGTTAGCCCTGCTGCTCCCACTGAGCCGCAAAATGCTCCCAGTCCAATAACTCCTCCTGAAG TGTATAATGCACCTCCTCCAATTGAGGTTGCACCCACTGATCCCACGGATGAGGTTCCTGCACCGGTAGCTCCTCCACAAGCTGCAGCTGAAAATCCCACTCCAATTCTTCCTGGGGCACCTGCACTGCTACCTTCTGTTCAGGCTCCTGCTCCGTCCGTTGCCCTCAAGCCTATTCCACCAGTCGTGCCACCTCCATCTGTGAACAATCAACCAAATAGGCCGGTTGGGTCAG TCCCACCTCATCCACCCCCTGCATTGCCCCCTCCAGCAAATGATGTTCCGCCATACCCACCTTCAGGAAGTTTTCCTGCTATCCCTCCTTCCGCTTCAG TTCCACATGTAAATCCTCCGATTGCATCACCTGTAGTACAAGCACCGCGACAGCAGGCAGAGGCTCCAAGAAGTGAGCATAAGAATG GAAACACAGCACCCCCAGCAAATATTTCCCCTCCTGCAAATCTCAAGAAGCATCATGTTCCACATGCATCTCCTCCAAAGGAATCCACTGGTCAAACTGTCCCAGATCACAAACCACCAGTTACAG GATCTGCACCTGCAACAAGTCCTTCGCCCCAGAACACAAATATGCCTTCAATCCCGAAGAATGCTTCATCAGTTTCACATGCCCAACCTTCACCACCAAGTTTAGCTCCTAAATCGGCACCCACTGGTAGATCTCATGCTCGGGGATGGAAATCCAATACTCCAAAGAATGGAGGAAATCCATCAATTGCCCCATCATTCCCGCCGTCACGTGCTCAAG GGCCCGAGGTCTCACGAGCTCCAAGACAGACTGGGACTAAAAGGCAAAATCACCATGCACCTCCACCAATCCCTCAAG GACATCCAAGCTTTCCTGTACATCCCCCATCTCCTTCGCCAGCATCGTCGAGGGGTCCCacgaaaggaaagaaaa GGCATCATCTTTCTCCTACTTTGCCTCCAATCCCTCCCCTGCCGGAGCCAAAAGCACCATCTGCTCATCCTATTTGGACattgcctccgccaccacctaATTCAG ATTGCAATTCATTATCATGCCCTGAGCCTCTAACAGATCCACCTGCGGGAGCCCCATGTGCCTGTGTTCTACCAATCAGAGTTGGAATTCGTCTAAGTGTTGACCTTTATTCATTCTTTCCATTGGTCTCTGATTTTGCTGAAGAGGTATCGTCTGGGGTAAACATGGCAGAGAGGCAGGTCCGTGTAATGGGTGCAAATGTTGCTGGTGATCAACCTGACAAAACAATGGTTCTTGTCGATCTAGTACCAATGCAAGTGAAGTTCGACAATGCTACAGCATTTTCAGCATTTGAAAGCTTGTGGAGCAAAAAAATTTCTTTAAAACCATCAGTCTTTGGGGACTATGAGATTCTGTATGTTGTATATCCAG GTCTTCCTCCTTCACCACCTTCAGCACCAGAAGGTGTTGGTGATGGGGCATTTGGCAACAACAGAAATGCGAGGGCAATGAAACCCCTTGGGGTTGATGTAAGAAGACCCAAGAGAAAAGTGAATGGCAGCCTAATCGCTATTGCCGTTTTGTCTACCGTTATAGCATTGATTATTTGCTGTCTTGCTGCATGGTTGCTGATACTAAGATTCAGGGGCCCAAGTGACACAGCTCAAGGATTTCCACATAATGTACTTCCAAAATTTTCTAGGTCATCTG GCACAGGTCACACGCATTTAGCTGGTGTTGGTCGCTATAGTTCACCTTCAGGTCCGTCAGGTTCGCTAGGCTCAAGCATCGCAACGTACGCAGGGCAGGCAAAAACATTCAAATTTGCTGAGATTGACAAGGCCACAAACGGCTTTGATGATTCAAAAGTACTTGGCGAAGGTGGCTTCGGATGTGTCTATCAGGGCACACTTGAAGATGGAACGACAGTTGCGGTGAAGGTCCTTAAGAGATATGATGGCCAGGGTGAGCGAGAGTTCTTGGCTGAGGTTGAGATGCTGGGACGTTTACACCACCGGAATTTGGTCAAGTTGTTAGGCATCTGCGTTGAGGAGAATGCACGGTGTCTGATATACGAGCTTATTCCAAATGGCAGTGTAGAATCCCATTTGCACG GAGTGGACCGTGAGACAGCTCCACTTGATTGGAATTCCCGTATGAAGATAGCCCTAGGGGCAGCGCGAGCGCTCGCATACCTACATGAAGATTCAAGCCCGTGCGTGATTCATCGCGATTTCAAGTCAAGCAATATTCTTCTGGAGCATGATTTCACGCCAAAAGTATCAGACTTCGGACTAGCCAGGACCGCGAGGGGGGAGGGGAACCAGCACATCTCCACTCGTGTCATGGGAACATTCGG CTATGTTGCACCGGAGTACGCCATGACAGGGCATCTCCTTGTAAAGAGTGACGTGTACAGTTATGGGGTTGTATTGCTTGAGCTCCTAACTGGTAGGAAGCCGGTGGACATGTCTCAGCCTGCAGGGCAAGAAAACCTAGTGGCTTGGGCTCGGCCCCTTCTAACAAATGTTCTGAGCCTACGCCAAGCAGTCGATCCACTTCTTGGCCCTAATGTGCCACTGGACAATGTAGCAAAAGCAGCCGCCATCGCATCAATGTGCGTACAACCTGAGGTTGCGCACCGCCCCAGCATGGGTGAAGTAGTGCAGGCCTTGAAACTTGTTTGCAGCGAGGGTGACGATTGCCTTGCATCAGGAAGATTCAGCCAGGAGTTGCCCATACACACTACAGCGGTTTATGACGTGACTGGCATGGAAGCAGAGAGAGTGCTGATATCTGAGATATTTGGCTCCACGCCAGTCTTCACTCCTGCTGATGACTCAGGCTCTTTCCGCAAGCAGTCCAGTTCAGGCCCACTGATGACAGGCAAGAACAGGAAGTTCTGGCAGAGGTTACGAAGCCTGTCTAGGGGGAGCATGAGCGAGCATGGCGTTTCACCAGATTATGAGACACGCTCGCAATACAGCGGCAGGTGA